The nucleotide window TGACTATAGGTTCTCCATTTCTCATCTTACTGTTGAAACCCACAAAAACCTGAATTTGTACTGCATTGATCCCAGATATGAATTCTTCACATGGATGTGTTCAGCAAGCAATAACGTTTTCGTTGAGTTCATGAttcatttttttgttatattaaTTTAACCCACTCTTTCCATCTGCAGGCGGTACTTTTTCCTAATCACATTTAGGTCCTACCTTTACTGCACTTGTGCGGCTGATATAAAGTTCACATCATGGATGGACGCGAGGCCTGAACTAGGACATCTATGTAATAACCTTAGGATTGATAAATGAGTGTCAAATAATTTTATGTGCAGTTGGCAGTACATTGCCAGTCATGGTTTTCATCTCTCCCTTGTTTTGTCTCTGATCATATCACCCAGCTGTGGCATGCATGCAAGTGGTCGATCGCCCAGTGGTGGTTTGGGCCTTCGAATTTGTCCCACTGCACCTGTTTCAAAACTTTCCCCCTTAACACTAGTGTGCAGTCATGATACGATATAAAACGATCTGGCATTCAATTTCCTCCTTAAGCTCTGAATGCTGGGCAAATTTAAGTGGTTGTTTCAGTTATGCACATGCGTAGGGATGACGCAAGTCCCTGACCCAAGGGAGAAGTGAGTGTTTAGAACTCGGGAACGGGTTCTATGCAGGTTTTGGAAGAATATATAAGGATTAAGTTCTATGTTTTCGGGGTTTGATTTTTCCAACAGGATGCTTATATCGAGGCTAATGTATGCATCGTGTATGTGACATTATTATCTCATGAAATTCCAATGCCTATTGCCATTGATGTGTGGACTGTCGAATGAAGTATGAGCTTATTCGTGATCAAACAAGATTACAATTCGTTTGCAAGGTATTTCTGAAGGGTAGTGGTTTTCGGAAGACGAGCAGCCACCTACAAAGCCAAAGAGCCCTCGCTATGAACTCAACTTTAGCACAGTTTGTACCACTTCCGGTGGAATGGAGACATTGACATATCCTAAAGAACCTCCAATGCATAAATATGGTCCTTTATCGAAACCAACACAGTGGGCACCTCAATACCCCGAACAAAAACACAAGTGAAAAAAGTCGAGGAGGCGTGAGGACCAATAGTCGAGAACCAGAACCAAAATTCCCAAATCAAATCAAAGGATAAGAGCCTTGATAAATGGATAGACATGCAGCTGTGTGCTGGAGATCTGGCTCCATCAAATTCAGTACCACCGTTGCTTCTAAGCACGCAAAGTCATGCTAGATATTACATAAAAAAAGGCAATGCTTTAGCGAAACTATGAGTTTTCGCCACATAAACTGCAATGGATGCCGTATTTTAATTAGTACATTACCTAATGAGTGCACAAGCTACTCGACTCCTTTTTATTAGCTAAATTTTCCATCTTGGCATTTTATCTCCTCATGACGCGGTGACGCTCTCGTTTGCGGAAGCGCTCGAGCATGAACTGATCTGTTGCAGCTTGCCTCTGCCCTGCTGCTTCTGTGCCAGTATCATTTTGTCTGGAAACACCACCATCATCCTGTGAACTTTTGTCCTTGTAGAGCTCGGGATGTTCTGTGAGTTTCATGTTTGTTGTTAGTAATTGGTAGCATGCCATACACATAATATAATTATAAAGAattcaacaaaaagaaatattttgTGAAGTTAAAACAAAGATTAACATAAAGGAACCTAGATCTCTTTACTATGATCACCCTTGTCTTGCCAGTCTGGTCGGAAGTCAATCTAGGTAATCTACTTATATTGTTCAAGGGGATCAAGAAGCAAATCTAACCAACCTCGTCTAAGCTTCTCAGCATAATCCCTGCCACGCTGGAAATAGTCAGCACTGTAACTTGAAGGGATGCTAAATTCTGATTTTGTCCGCCCAGTGAGCCGCTTCTCCTGCAAAAACTTCTTGGCAGCCTCAGTTTCCTCAATATTTCTCAGCTTATATCTGCAaccattagaaagaaaaatgtatAGCATAAATTAAGTATCATGAGAATACATGCAAGGATTGTGCTCTCACTCTATCAATGCAGATCTAACCAAGGCATAACCTTGCGGGGATCAATGCTCTATCATTAATGTCAAATGAGAATTTTCAATAACATATATAGTGTAACAAATCTAAATATAGAAGAGCTTTACTCAATGGGAAGCTGAACCTCGGCAATCCCAGTAGTCCATTGAGTGGAGCTTTCTTCTGAGTTCCGCCTTTTCACCTGGCAGGGAATGAACCAAGTTAAAAGAAGTCATAGGTCTAGATAGGTCCGATGTTTCTAACGTAGCGTAGAGCATTTCACAAAAGAAAACTAGAGGACTGAGTGACTCACTTTAAGATGGTCAGGTATTTTGTACAACTCATCTTCAGCACGCTTTAAATCATTTTCAACTTGATCTGAAGTATCAATTTTTTTGCCCCTCTTCTTTGCTAGTTCTTGTTCAACATATTTCAACCTGTCAAATGAATGATCAATATATAAGTCTGTCTTAATCATGCTGAGCGATAACAGCAGTCTATAGTAGTCCCATTCAACTACACCTAATGTGAATATTGTTTTTATGGATTATGTGGGTGGCAGATGCAGTGGAGGTTTTAGAATACAACATGTGATTTGAAATACCAATTCAACTCCGGAGAACTCAAAAGCAATAGCAATAGCAAAATAGCAAGAGGACATTACATATTGGGATCTTCAGCCATGACCGCAGTTTCCTGAGCAAAAGTATCTTGGAGAACCAGATCGTCCTTGTCGCCATCGCCTCCGCCTTCACCGTTGTTGTTATTACTCGGAGAATGAGTGTCGTCACTACCTCTTTTGTTCTTGTTCTTATTAAAGCTAGCATTATTGTTGCTGTTACTATTGTTGTTATTAGTGGAACCGGGAAGAGTCTGCGTGGCGGCGTTATTATTGGTTAAGGCGGGGATCCCAGACTTCCTCTCCCTCTGCTTCTGAAGGAATTTCACCTCCTCCAGTGCCAACCTAAGCATTCAGTTCAGTTCCATTATTTGCAGAAACATTACATattctttcttttcaaaataaaataacagtAGAATCTGTATTTCTACCTTTCAGACAGATTTATAAATCAAGAAACGAAAACAATACctcctctctttttcttcttcatcttcttgggCACTGGTTTTCTCACAATCTTGGTCGTTATCCTCCGCCGGAAAGCTTCTTTTTCTGaaattcttcttcatcttcatcttctgctGCTGCTGCGGTTGCAATCTATTCAATCTTTCCCCCAAATTCAATTTCAGTTTCAATCTCAATTTAAGCACTCGCTATTAGATCTAATTTTCTTAACCCTAGGCGTAGGCTACCTCCATCGCAGCCGGTGCCACGCGCGCGACACCCTTCTTATCTGCCCGCTttggtgtttttttcttttgtttttttattttttttccttctcttttctttgAAGTGTATAATCATCTCACATTTTGTTGAACACGGCCATACATACTAACCCAACAgccattttttaaataaaaaattatatttaatataCCTCTTTTACCTATCTAAACCACTCTCACATTCCACAATCTTCACATAAAATTTTAGCACGTATTTGCCAAAACTACATAAAATTTCAGTAGGCCTTCGGTGTTAAATATTAGATCTACATATTACTACTAATATGCATTTGGTTATCACAGACACGTATTTACCTATCCAAACCACTCTCACATTCCACAATCTTCACATAAAATTTTAGCACGTATTTGCCAAAACTACATAAAATTTCAGCAGGCCTTCTGTGTTAAATATTAGATCTACATATTACTACTAATATGCATTTGGTCATCACAGACACGTATTTATCTATTCATACCActctctcattttcttgttttactttattAAGTTGTTAAATATTAGATCTACATATTACTACTAATATGCATTTGGTTCTCATAGGTAGACCTGTCATTTTGGACCTgacccgacccgacccgttaatattagtatttgggtggatgcttaacgggtcgggtcgcttAACAGGTCGGATCGCTAACGGGTGAACTCGTTAACAGCCTGTTAAATAACGAGTCATTTTAGGTCAACCCATTAGACCTGTTAGTATCCGTTATCACCCATTagttgatgatattttagtaatttcagtaaagtcttaacaacaaaaaataaactatatgaaaataaaataaaataataataataattgttaacgggtgttaACCGGTGAAATGGTTGActcgttagcttaacgggtcagGTTTggatgacccgttagcttaacgggttgggttcaggtgacccgttaacttaacgggtcggattGAACCCAAACTCGATAAACCCGacaaacccgacccgtttacaggtctactcATAGACATATGTCCTCAACATGAAACCTTAGGAGAGCAGGACTTTTGCTATCGATAGCTCAAAAAGTGAAGCTTTCGTTGGACATGGTTAAAGCTTCCAAGATTATTTGACTTGGGGGATTGTTTGTGCAACTAAGAGTGTCAATGCAATTAGTGTTGTTGCAATCAACTACGTTAAAAGAGTGATTTTGTTTACACTCAAAAATAGATTATGGACACTCAATTTCTCTGATTGTTGACTTGTATAATATTTCCCGTTAATTATGGGATTCCTATAATATTGGGTTTCCTAGTTTAGGTTGTAGATTGTAATTATTCTTTCCTTATTGTAGTAGGATTGTACATGATTATATATACCTCAAAATGAGAAAAATACAATTAacacattcaaagcattctcttcttggCACCAAAGCCAGGTcgtaaaaaaaggaaagaaagtttCGAACCCTAACAAGGTTTGTTACTGTGTCGTGCCCAACACCACCGTAATGCCTTCGACGAACAGCTAGCAACGTGAAGTTGTTGCTGTGTCTCGATCTTTTACCCCGAATTCTGGTGAACAATGTGTGTTGTTGCTGCCTCGAGTACCTTTGCCACTGCACATGTTTCCTATTCTTCGTGAACGATGTCTGCTGAGAACAACCAAATCGTTTCTGCTACCGCTCCGATCATGATTTAGTTGGATAATTCAAGCTTCAACATTGGGATGGTTTTGGTTAAGAAGAACTATGATTTATGGGCTTCTCTTATTCAAATTCATAATGCTAGAAGGAAGAAAATGGGATATGTTCATGGCTCCATTAAGGCCCATGCAGAGGATAATCCCAAATAGGATGATTGGTTCTCTGAAGATCAGAGAATTAAGAGTTAGCTCTTATCGGCAATGAAGCCGGAGATCATGAAACGTTATTTTCGATTGTCAACTTCTAAAGAGATATGTGATGCTTTTAAGACTGCTTATTTTGATGAGAATGATGAGGCTagaatttattcattaaatcaGAAAGCTTCACGTCTCAAGCAGAATGGGCGGTCTTTGGCTGGTTACTTTGGAGAATTAACAAATATTTTTCAGGAATTAGACCACTTTAACAAAGTGGCCATGGCATGTGCAAAAGATGTTATGATTTTCTAGAAGACAACCGAGCGACAAAGGTTGTATTTGTTTCTTGGTGGTATTGATGATGGGTTTGATCAGGTTCGTGGAGAAATATTGCACAAAGACCTACCACTTGGACTTAAGGTTGCTTATGTGTATGTTCATCGTGAAGCAAATTG belongs to Malus sylvestris chromosome 17, drMalSylv7.2, whole genome shotgun sequence and includes:
- the LOC126610759 gene encoding protein COP1 SUPPRESSOR 2 — protein: MKMKKNFRKRSFPAEDNDQDCEKTSAQEDEEEKERRLALEEVKFLQKQRERKSGIPALTNNNAATQTLPGSTNNNNSNSNNNASFNKNKNKRGSDDTHSPSNNNNGEGGGDGDKDDLVLQDTFAQETAVMAEDPNMLKYVEQELAKKRGKKIDTSDQVENDLKRAEDELYKIPDHLKVKRRNSEESSTQWTTGIAEVQLPIEYKLRNIEETEAAKKFLQEKRLTGRTKSEFSIPSSYSADYFQRGRDYAEKLRREHPELYKDKSSQDDGGVSRQNDTGTEAAGQRQAATDQFMLERFRKRERHRVMRR